aaattaataactaaccaCTCGTCGCAATATTAATTATAGATATCAagtcaataatattatttatttatttatttatttatttatttatttatttattccattttgaTTTGCCTTAGAAATATCTAAACATTATGGTAAGTTTGACGtgaatcaaaataaaatcttacGTCTTTTCTTAATTtgtctattttttatattaatataaatataaataaaaaaatacagagaATCAACTTTTAGTCAATTTTACTATTTAGgtttataatttatgatttaagattaaagatttataatttaaggtctagaatttaagataaacaaataattttataaaaattagctaatgttagcaaaaaaaaaaaatttctttagcATTATACTTTTAAGGTGTAATTATTTTGTCGGTTCCTATAATtttactgaatttttaattaggtccctatacttttttccttttcaattgagtTCCTATACCAtttcaaattttgtaattaagttcttAACATGACAAAAACGctgaaattaacagaatattctgttaaataaaACGAATATGCCTAATACTTGACTGAATAGTCTAtatagtttaacaaaatatttcgtTAAAATTTCAATGTTTTTGTCACAGTAGGAATTTTAGTTGCAAAATCTGATatagtataggaacctaattaaaaattcggtgaaactatagggatcgacagaataattaaacctacttTTAAATAACACTTGCATTGCTAGCCTTTTTTCCTATCATTTGTGCtccatataataattaataaatacagaATTATGCCATATATAACTATAGATTATATTTCAAAGTTAACTCAACATAAGATAGATACAATAACCGCATCTAAAGTCAAAGTCTACTTAGGATAAtgcatatgcatttgataaggatGTTATTAAGATGCAGGGCTAAGAGCACGTTCTATTTCTTCTAATGAACGACCCTTTGTTTCCACAACATTACCAGATACGTACAATACAGCAAGAATACACACAGTTGAGAACCCCAAGTACACACTGCTGATTCCAAACTTGTTTACAACACTTAGGAAATACAGTCCAATCACAAAGTTGGAGATCTGATAAgggaagaagacaaaaaaaaatccaTCATTAGCATTAATAAGGAAAACCTTTTTTATGGTTCTTgtatttttaagataataaatagaatcaagcagtgacggatccagaaaattttagtAGTGGgggcaaaatttatataacatcataataaattttataataaaaataacatgtgtatataaaaaattaaatattaaattatctattaaccattatatatctgtgtataaatacatgtattgtttaacttatttttaatgtgtattttatattttaatatatattttatacaaataattattttttatgtacatataacatgattattgttattattatatttcattattgtaaaatatgattagccttcaaaatatctaatatataaattacaatactaaaatagtaatttaaataataatatataatttaaaattctattgttttaggttttatattttaaaaaattaaataatgtttcTCTTAACATTAccatcaaaatttctctctttttatatatattactaaataattatttagaaaTGCACTTCCCTACACAATTAGAAGTCAACTCTTATtgatatttatagttaaaaaagttctttcaattaatacagttgctatgcaaaaattaaagctaatttgaaaataagataaataatattcttttgtgttgatttttaaaaaagaacactaatttcgtttaaatttgagaattgattattctaacgaatttctaatataaaatttttaaagtgacgattaagtaccaaaagttgaataaaaaattattgtggggtcaaatttaataatttaatgggggtaaataaatattattatcatgtaCTACTCAACAAAATTTCAAATAATAGTGGGGGCGTTTGCCCCACAACAGTGTACACGTAGAACCGTCCCTGGAATCAAGCACAAGAGAACTATGTGATTGAGTTTGGCATGGCTTCTTATGCAGTTTCATCTTGTTTTTAGCTTTAAATATAGTAAGGAATAATTTGAAAAATTCATAGAGAAAActtgttctgtttttttttttttttttcaactaaaaagCTCAACACAGCAAGGTGAAGTAATTAGAGTACATAGAAAAAACTTGTTCTGTTTCATTCATCATTTTGTCAACTTAGCCATGTGATTATTGGTTTAAACTCTCACTTACTACACTAAGGTTTTTAGACATGCATTTTTAGCCTCTGAACAAAAATgtgaaaagaaaattcaaaattttgacaGCAACATAAAGAGAGTGATTGAAGTTGATATAATCTTCCATAGCAAAGTTACTTACCCAATGTGTGCCTAACGACAAAGAGATCGCTTTAGCTCTAATTCTCGAGGCAAATATCTCAGGTAGAAGAAGAGCAGGCACAGGACCAGCACCAAGAGAAAAGGATAACACATAGCTGTTTAAGGTTCATTGATCATTGTTAAAAGAAACAGGGAAAAAGGAATAATATGAACTATAAAGTAGTCTTTTGTCGAACGAAATTAATAATACTTACGCGACAGTTCCAAGCACTGCAAGGGTACCAGAATATGGTGCAAGGACACTCCAAGTGAAAGACAGAGAAAGAAGCAACATAGAAACAGCCTAGGAAAGAAAACACCAATGATGTTTCATGCATTGTTTAGCATAAGATCATGAATAGGTTATAtgcataaaactaaaataaactatCAGAAAAGTCAACTAGACCTTTACAATCATTCATTGAGAAGTAGCAAGTTGAAAGGCATTTGTGACTGAAAAGTGAAAAGAATTCAACCTGAGGTTCAAAATCTTATGCATTAGGCCTTAGACagatataagatgagaaaaaCTATTACCATTCCGGTAAAACTTGTGATAAGGAGACTTTTCCTTCCTTGTTTGTCCATCAAGGATGAAGCGATTACAGTGCCTGCAACAAAATCAAACACCAGCAGGAAATAACTTCACCTTTGTTCACATTATACATTTTTTcaggacaaaaataatgatactAACCGAAGACATTTGAAGCACCAACAAGGGCACTTGCTGCAATGTCAGAAGCAATTCCAGCACTGCGGAAAACAGAAGTCGAATAATACACCACGGCATTAATTCCAGCAAACTGCTGGAACAAGAAAAGTGCTGCTCCAACACTGACAACTGCAGCACCAATTCACAAAGCATCAATCAATTTCAGAGTAAACTAAAAATTTGAAACCAATCTTATACTAGATTTTTTATTTCTCCTGGTTAATGGAATATGgaattattcttaaattattgAATACCTTTCCGATACCTGCTACTAAAAAGATCAAACCACCTTGCTTCAGGTTCAGAAGAACCTTGACTTGCTGCTGTTAAGTCATGCATAACCGAAGCAACTCTTTCTTTTCCATAAAGTGTTTTAATTGCTTTCTCCGCATCAGATATTTTCCCTTGCTGTAAAAAAATAAATGCAAGTCACTCACAAAACCTACAAGAAACTTGTTgcaattgccaaacataaatactATGATTCTACAATATCAACCTACTTAGAAACATTAAGGAAACCATTCATGTCAATGATTGTGGAATTGCAGGACAACCTGAAAGAGCCATCTAGGACTTTCCGGAGAAACTGCCATTCCTAGTGCTAACAGAACAGATGGAACAACCGAAATTCCAAACATTGTCCGCCACCTTATGGAATTGAatgaagagagaaggagaagaggatgCATGTTAACAAACATTGGATTCAcagtttaacaaaaaatttaaaggcTTCCATCAACTATACAACAAAATTTCAAGGTTAACAATCATATATATGTTACTATCTCTATTTGATATTTGTAttcagaagaaaaataaatagctCAATACCATATAGGATTTCCTGCCAGAGGCAAACCGGCTACTAATGCTGCAAGAATCCCAATACATATAAAAAGTTGATTAACAGATCCAAGCGCACCGCGAATTTCAGTTGGAGAAATCTGTTCATTGTAAGGAATCACCTAAGcagtcaatataaaatatataaaacaaatcagaaatgttaaaataatttatagcACCACCACCTCAGATATGTATAATGGTACAATTGCAGATGTAACACCGATTCCTATACCAGCTAGTAAGCGGCCAACAATCATCGTCTGAATGCTTTGAGCTGTAGCACTGTAATTTGTGATGTTCAGCATCATTTCAAAAAAACATAAAAGATCAAACCTTGAACTCAAGGACAACTGATTGACCAAAGAAATGCTCCAACTGCTAGTGGAATTGCATCTAACTGAAAGGTCCTAGTTCGGCCGAATTTGTCAGCCAATGCTCCACCAGTGAATGAACCCACAGTGGCGCCAGCAAGTAGAGAGCTGACAATCCATCCTGTTGATGGATTTTATAGTCATGAAAATCTTGTTGGAGCATTTTCAAGTGAAACTGGAACttttagaaacaaaaattttatagATAGTGGGACATAAATAATGGTTTTGCACAAAAATGCAAAAgcaacaaataattaaattacactCCATACCATACAAAAACGGAAGGTTTTTCTCAGTTCAATGTGTTTATAAGTAACATTAACAGAAAACTTTCCATGAACATAAAACTTAAAATGCCTGAGGTAAAGAATAAGAAAATTGTATTTCATAAACATTTACAGCTTTCTTTTCTCATAAGATCAAATAGACTAGATTAATTTGCAACTATGAAAAAAAAAGGTGCACCTTGTAGTACAGTGTTCTCAGTAATACCAAGATCCTTGGCCAGGTACTCAAGAGCTCCATTTACCACCCTACAAGAAACAGGGCATTGTCAAAGTTTTCCAAATGGGAAAAGAATAATGAATATGAAAATCACTCAATTAAGATATAGTGCAAATCACTCATATAACTTTGATGGCAATACAGATTCTAGATATGCTGCAGTATAAATCCAGTTATCAGCAGAGTAAAATGAATATGAAAATCCATACCCAAGATGATAACCGAATAAAGTGGCTCCAAGGCAAGCAACACCAACAAAGGGCAAGACGGTCCCAGAAGATTTTCCAGGAACATTATTAGCAGGGAGAAGATCTTCAACATCTTCATCTGCAATGCAACTTCAGTAAGAAACTTTTTTGAGAGGCATAAACTCCTTCACAATATGCAAATTCTGGATATTATGATATTAAGACCCATCAAATCAAGGGATGTAACAAAAAGCAGCTATAATGGATAATACTACAGATTAACACAACATGGTTTTGCAAAATGCCTAATTGTACTTCGAAAATTACATAGCCAAACTATATTTTTCGGTTGACCATAATCATTGATCTAACATTCTGCTAGAATTAATCAAGAAGCAAAGAAATGAGTCCTAGTAAGGAAATCTCTCAAAGATTCCTACATGAGTATACATTCACATAGACAAAAAGGGTCTAAATAGAAAAACTTCGCTGCAATTCAACACCAAAATCAGATATGAAGTAAGCAGTCTAGCTATGAAAATGAAAATCAGGTATAACCAAGATACATGTGTATATGCAAATCAAAATCAACCACTTCATAGTTCACATATCATTGATTAACTTTATAGAAATCTCAGAATATATCTAATAAACCAAACAAATCAAAGGCATGAATCAGCAATAGAAGAAAAACCAGAAGAAGCTTGAGCCCTTATTGATCTAGGCTTAGCAGAAGAGCCAAAAATTCCTGCTGCAAAACCCCTTCTTGCAGTGCTGAGCTCAGTTTCCATTGTGCTCGAACCAGGCCTCAAACCCCAGCAACTGGTTCTACTGTTACTACTCATTCGGCAAAACCAAACAAGACCCTTTGTTTGTGAAACCCTCAAAAGCTTTTACTTTGAAGCCAAAGGTTGAAGCTTGCATAATATCTACGACTTTATTTCCAATCCCCGGAAAGTCAAAGCTCATAAACGCATCAATTTTTGgtggaaataaaaaaaaaataaaaaataaaaaacagaatagcAACAAATCCAGTTACTTACCAACAAAACCGTTAAACGAATCTAGGACAATGCTAAGTTGCTAACACTATTGTAAGATAGAACCGGAAATTACCGCGGTAAAGGGTAAAAAAATTTTCGTTCTTTCAGTTAccgaatagaaaatagaaaataaaaatccatCCATTAAAATAAGGTGCCTACTCAAATGAAAAtgttaaaaacatctttttataaaaattattgtgttaaaagtgtattttgtttatttagccacactttaaactAAATAACACTTgtaaatatatcaaaatcaaactTTATAATTCATTATCTAATAGTAAAAAAGAAACATTttcatatgaagacaattataaaatttttatgatagTAACCACTTTAAAATAAATATGGTCTAAATGAAGCACACTACATGTATTGGACCAAAGTTTTGGCTGAAGGCGGGCTCAGggtcttttttcttttgcatttTAATCTTTTTGTTAGTTAGATAAGAATAGATTTTATGTTGAAATTACTTTTGTTTGAATTCTGAAACAAAGTAGAATAATAATGTCTCACAATAAAATATTATAGTTTGATCAATAAGAGaataagaaaaactcaagaactaataaattttttttgttttttatcagtatttttagtcattaatctaatttttttagtttagtaatataataacattttttttagttcacacttttaaatattattgattaaCTGTCAACTattaactaaaaacaataaaatctagtggtattctaatattttaaatcaagTTTATCAATTCAAAAACAACATTTCACTTGTTATTTTTCTAGTTATGTGGTTGCTATGGTCATGTGTGACACTAATTCTAGTTATACAGTGTACCTTTGTTTATTGTTTATTGTTTTATGTTGATAGATAATTCAGTAACTCTGTTCAAGTTTTAATTGTGAGAacctattctttcttttcttctttgtttatttACTATTCGTAATTTGATTTTAAGCTTATCATGAATTAGATTATAGATAAGATAATTAAGTGCTCGTTTTTGTGAATAACATCACTAGGACATCATGATTCTTATTC
The sequence above is drawn from the Arachis hypogaea cultivar Tifrunner chromosome 4, arahy.Tifrunner.gnm2.J5K5, whole genome shotgun sequence genome and encodes:
- the LOC112744947 gene encoding plastidic glucose transporter 4-like, giving the protein MSSNSRTSCWGLRPGSSTMETELSTARRGFAAGIFGSSAKPRSIRAQASSDEDVEDLLPANNVPGKSSGTVLPFVGVACLGATLFGYHLGVVNGALEYLAKDLGITENTVLQGWIVSSLLAGATVGSFTGGALADKFGRTRTFQLDAIPLAVGAFLCATAQSIQTMIVGRLLAGIGIGVTSAIVPLYISEISPTEIRGALGSVNQLFICIGILAALVAGLPLAGNPIWWRTMFGISVVPSVLLALGMAVSPESPRWLFQQGKISDAEKAIKTLYGKERVASVMHDLTAASQGSSEPEARWFDLFSSRYRKVVSVGAALFLFQQFAGINAVVYYSTSVFRSAGIASDIAASALVGASNVFGTVIASSLMDKQGRKSLLITSFTGMAVSMLLLSLSFTWSVLAPYSGTLAVLGTVAYVLSFSLGAGPVPALLLPEIFASRIRAKAISLSLGTHWISNFVIGLYFLSVVNKFGISSVYLGFSTVCILAVLYVSGNVVETKGRSLEEIERALSPAS